CGGTGACGCCGTCGTCGCGGCGCCACGCGTAGGAGCTCCCCAGGAAGTACTGGTTCTCGATGTAGACGAAGTCGCGGGCGCGGCGGATGGCGTGGATGTAGGCGTCCTGGATGCTGCGCTCGATGACGTGGTCCTTGCCCGTCTCGAGGCCGATCAGCGCCGCCTCCTCGGGCTTCTCCGggaaccccgccgccgcgccgccgtcgatgGACCGGAACACCTGGACGTTCCACGAGTCGGCGTCCTGGACCGCCTCGCGCGCCGCCCAGCCCCGGTCGAGGGTGACGAGGTGGTTGTCGCCGTCGCCCTGCTTGCGCCAGCGCTGCTCGAAGTTGTCGAGCACGTCCCACGCCGCCGGTCCCTCGACGCGGCAGTGGATGTCGTGCCACGGCTCCCTCGGCCCGCCCTTGCTGATGGACGCCCCGGGGAAGTTGGGCTGGTGGAAGTCGTCGCGGTGCGTGGTGCCGAGCGTCCGGAACAGAGGGTGCTCCTGCGTGTCGTACCGCCCGTCGCAGAGGTCGatgccgccgaggaagctgacgaggcCCGGCGACGCGTTGGCTGCGGCGTTGCGGCTGCTGTCGACGATCACCGTCTTCTGGTGGTGGGTGAACATGGCCGCCGTCTCCACGTCCTGCACGTAGCTCCTGCCCTGGTCGGGGTTCCGCGGGCACAGGATGCAGCGCACGCCCGTGCCACGGAAGTAGGTGGCCGTGTCCTCGTCGTGCGTGGCCATGAGACCGTCGCGCCGgatcgggccgaggcccagcgacgTCCGGTCGTCCCACACCAGCATCAGCACCCTGACGCCTTCGGCCGCCTTCCTCTTGAGCAGCTCGCCGAGCGTTCCCGAAGACGGCTTACGCGGGTCGCGCACCAGCGCGACGCCGGTGTTGACGGACCACCCGGCGATGTAGACCATCCTCCGGGCGTTGGTGATCGCCTCGAACACGTCCTCCCAGCACCGGCGCGGCTGGTACGGCTTCCCTCCGGCGAGCGTGACCTGGACCCGCTGCGCGAAGCCGTCGGAGATGTGGGCGTCCTGGTAGAGCCTGACGCGGCAGCCGCGGCGCTGGCCGAAGAAGGTGCGCGGCACGCCCGGGTAGGCCGCGGAGCCGACGCCGGCGCCCCAGCGGGCCGCCGGGTCGTCGGCGACGTCGGTGAAGCGGAGCTGGACGTGGATCCTGTCCCCGCCGTCGAGCGGGCGGCGCTTGTCGTCGCAGATGGGGAGCCACTGGTCGACCCGCTGGCCCGCGAGCACGTCGCCGCCGGTGGGGAGGTAGGCGCGGCCGATGAGCGTGGCGCCGACGGTGTTGTCggccttgacggtgaagatgatgTGGCTGGCGTCGTGGGCGCAGTAGACGTGGAACGACTCGTCCCACCTGGGCGCGTTGGTCGGGCTCACCATGCGCGTCCGGCCGACGCGCGCCTTGTCGATGTCCACCGTCGCGTACAGCTTGCCCGCCGTGCCGCCGAGCCCGATGGCGTTCTCCAGCTGCTGCAAGCGCGCGTTTCTCTACGTGGTCAGGCATGGTTAAAAGTTTCAATGAAATTTCTAACAAAATCCAACCTGAGTGTTGTTGCAGAATGACAACTTCTTGATCCATGAGAAGACTCTCTTCTTCATAACGGTCTGCTAACATCCATGCATGCACATATTACTATACTGAAATCACAGCTAACATTGTAGAAGAGTGTACGAGGTAAGAGGAAGCCATGGCGGACCTTGCGGGTGGGTCGGAGCTGGCCGTCGGAGGTGACGGACAGGTCGGCCTCCAGGATCTTGGCGTCAACCACCCCGTGCAGCAGCATCTgggccatcttcttcttcctcctcctcctcgtcttcttcaaCTATGGCTTCTCGCGCTCGACGGCTGGCTGGCCTCCGAAGCCGACACTTGTATTGTATATATACAGTCTCCCATCGACTGCAGAGAGCATGCAAGGATTATCCATGGGGATGTGGGTCAGCGTAACTTCCTTCCTTTCATCCGTTCCCTTCCTTCCTTGAAGAACAATTCAGGAGAAGACGTCTCGAGAAGGCTACTGAAAGGTATCGAGGCAAGGGATCTTATCTTAGAACAGCTAGCGCAAGAAAAGCAAAGGTTCTTCCAGATTGTTTGTTTAGTTTAGTCAGTCATCAGTCCTAGATTTTACTACCCGCTGGCTGCTTTATCTTAGAGGAGAAGCGGTGAAGATTCTGGCGCATGCGGGGTTCTGCTTTTTACTGCTGCGGAAAAGCTCGTGTGCTTTCTAGATGTTGCATACCACTCAAGGCTTAGTGTTATTGTTGGGAAAGTTGCGGCTAGATCTCAGTCTACTGGCATTTAAACACAATAtacaaaaagaagaaaagaaaaaattaaaagaaaaatttAGGTTAATCTTCATGTAAGATCTCACGAATATTGTATCAACTAAGACTTCGTTAAGTCTCAGTCGATTGAGATTTATCAATCTCATTTTAGGAATTGACTAGACATCTTATTTCTTCATTTTCCAACTTTTTCAACTGCAAgggaaaaatagaaagaaaaaaagttCAACCACAACACGTGGTGCGAAATTAAAAAGTTCATGAGCCACAAACCGACTGATCCCAATGTCGAGTGTCGAGTCTGTCGACCCCCTTTCCTCTCCCCTCATCGCCCATGAAGCGGTGAAAACCGACGCGTTCCCCGACCCTCCCCTGAGACACAGTGAGCGATTCAGGATAGATGGACCGAGGCCCTTCATACCCTAGGTAAACATCGACTGCCCAGTGTGGATAGATATGAAACCAAGGCCAAATCGCTGAGGGTGATCATTTTTTttacaaagtactccctccgtcccataatataagaacattttttatactagtgtagtgtcaaaaacgttcttatattatgggacagaggaagtaTAGTTTTTCTTCTGAAACGAAGGCAAAATATTTGCCTTGTCTATTAATTAACTATTGCAAACAACCCATAATCGGACTACTCACAAAGCGTGAAACATCATAACCGCACAGCTGGCTGCCCACCAAACGCTCCCAATACACAACGACCACAACCCTTACACTTGTACAACACATCGGAACCCTTGACGAGAACACTGACAACAACAACTCAGACAACCAAAGGCACGCGGCACCCTCCATCATGAAATCGCAGATGCCTTCTCGGTGGCGCCACCCATCTTGCTTTTGTTCCTATTTGATTTCTTCCTGGCTGGTTTCTCCTTCAGGAGGTTGCCACTTGTCTTGCCGGATCGATCCAAGGTGCGCAGCCGCCCATTTGTCCAAGAAATTGTAGAACTCATTGTATTCTTGGTGTAGAGTTGTCGTCAACCAAGAGGCTCCTATGAGCAAGCACCAAAACACCAGTTGCATCGACATCATCAACTACAGGAACCACCGACACAACGGACTCAAGCACCTCCGGTTTCTCGCATGACAGAGGCGACGCATGTCACTCACACGAGGTTACCGACGAGCCCACCTTCATATGCTCCACTGACAGAGGCGAGGCAAGGCTCAGACATATAGTTCTCTAAGCTCAGGTGAGATCTGTAGCACCGGGCCACCAGCACGGTGATGGACTAGCCCTCGGTGGTAGGCAACACAGGGGACAAGGCAGATGACGCCGATGAATTGTCCCCAACATGATGGGAGAGACATCTATCTGGCTCCGTTGGCCCAGAGCAGCCTCCGCTCACTCCAGAAAGCTCTCAGCCGCGCCAACCGGCCTTGCAGACTAGCGGAATGGTGGATGTGAGTGAGAAGGCTTGCTGATATTTCAGACAATTCGTGAACGTATATAAATTGATGGAATTAGGTGTAAAGAATCTGAGGGGGTACTACTAATTGGCTAATAAACCTTCTCTTGTAACACAGTTCTATGCAAATGTCGGTCGGCTAGAGCCTTCGTTCAGCAGGGGAGATCCTAAGTTCGAATCCCACATAGATAGCATTTATTTCCTGCGGCTCAATCAAAGGAAAAAAGGATGCGGAAAGGAATTAACTCCCATTTGTAGCGCAAAAAGATAGCCCAATAGGAGCTCCTATTTGttgtgttttcctttttttcgagTCTAAACACACTTGCTTTATTGATTACTAATGTTCATAGGGATACAAttcagatcggggggggggggtttatcaGCCACACATGGCGCCCCGATTCCAGACCAAAAGCGTGGTTAGCAAGGCTATGTGCCTCTTGATTAGTTTCCCAACCTTCGAAGATGAAGGTACATTGTTGAaagagctccacagtatctctgttCTCCTTCACGATAGTTGCATACATTCCTCCTATACCAAGATTGATGTCGTGCACCACGCCCTTGCTACCCGAGGCAACAACAACATGAGACAATGATAGGTCTTGAGCTAGTGCAAGAGCTTCCCGGCAAGCCAGTGCCTCAAGTGTTGTTGGGTCAGTGAGGCCGGCGCATTTGATCACCAATGACCCCAAATAATTCCCATTGTATTCCCTGCACACCGCACTGTAAGCGCCTTCCTCATTTGCTCTATTTACAGCCCCGTCGACCCTTATCTTGGCAAAGTTCACTGGTGGCCGGATCCACCTAGGTTTCCTGATGGTTGATCTGGTGGCGGGAGTGTGTTGCACCTCTTTTGGTTTACAATCGTTGAGTTCTCGGATGTACTTCATAACAAAGTGGTGAGTGGACATCGGGctttgaaaaatattttcatgCAATGCTTGCCGTCGAGAAAACCAGATAGCCAGAGGGTTACCAGCACCTGGGTAAACTCCGCCGAGGGGAGCACCTCCAGAAGGGTGAACACCCAACGCTTTGCGTCAGGCTCGGTCGTTTCGGATAAGACCTGAAAGAGTTTAGGGGCTTGCAGTGCCCAAACTGATCGAGCAACGTGACAATGCAATAAAGAGTGTTGTCAGGAATCTGTAGCTCCGCACCCACAACTGTCGACAGTAGACATCTTCCGGTGGTGTAACAAGTCCGCTGTTGGGATGGATTGTTGGGCTAGTCTCCAGAGGAGATTTTGACCTTTGAAGGCACATCTACCTTTCATAGTTTAGACCAGGATTTCTGTTCACCTTCAAAATTGGAGGAGTCTGAACGTCCTTCCAGCCAAGCTTTCCGGCTATACTTTGTAGTAACTAGCATGCGGTACGCTGAGCGTACTGTAAAAACTCCATTCTTTTCATGTGCCCACGACCAAAAATCGTCTATTTGTTGTGTTTTCCTACAAACAGTCAATGTAGCGCAAAATGGAATTGAACACTGGACCTTTAGCTCGTGTGTGCACATAGCTAGCCACTTTACCTAATGACCATTTTATGAATACAAAGCAGCGATAAACGTTAGAGAACTAAGCGGCATCAGCATACCccaaacaattttttaaatttttgaagACAATCATTTTCAAAAATCATAAATAGATTTAAAATTTTGAAGATTTTTTAAAAACTTAAACATGTTTTGAAGCTcccaaacaaaaaatgaaaatgtgaataattttttaaacccctgaaaaaatagaaaaatcccgaacaatttttgaaaatgccAACATTTTTTGTTAGTAAACATAAATGGAAATATTTTTCGAAACTAAAAAAAATTCAATGCAAACAGTTTTGCAAAAATAACGAACATTTAATGAATATGTGATTTTCCTAAATGAGAATACCTTTTGAAACTCATGGACAAAAttcaaaaatgcattttttttcaaaaacctgaATAAAAATTATATGTTATAAAACAGAAACATTTTCTGAAACTCCCAAACAAAATTGAAAAACACGAGCCaatttttcaaatatgtgaacaGTTTTGGAAAAAGAGaagattttgaattttttttaatcatgaacattttttaaaaacaatGATTTTCATAAAAATTCTGAACATTGTTTTTAGTAAATAAACTTGAGAAAAGGAAAAATAGAATTAAATATAAGAAACCTGTTTAGGAACCTTTAACCGGTAAACCGGCTGAGAACTTTGTAGAAGGTTGTCGAAACCAGAACTGAAAGCTGTACGTATGTACATATGGGCCGACCCAAAAATCGCTCGTACGTGGGATACGTTGACTGTTTAACGCAGTATGCGTCAAATAGGGTTTGCCAGCCTCTTGGCCCACGTAGGTGATTGGCTCTCTACGGCCTAATTGCGAAAAAAGTGGACCTGGTCCCTTGACTGAACGGTTTGGATTCCCAGTGCGATCTTTTTTTGTGTGAAATCAATGAGCATTATTAATCAAAGATCAGTATTACAATCTTGCTGTAAAATGTCGGCAAGGAAAGGAAGGGTATAATTAAGCCATAAGCATCTACGCCTAGACTCGCTTGCTCTTTTAGCAGAAAGATGCGCCCCAACATTAGCATCCCTCCCAATAAAGCTCAAGGTAACACGAGATGTTTCAAAAAAAAAGCTCAAGGTAAAACGAGAGAAACCAGCATTCATCTTCATGATGTCATGCAGAATACTTCctatctctactctcttgtagTTGCTGGACTGCCAAAAAAATTATCTATGCATGgacaaacaaaaaaattagtacAACATCAGATTTTGGTACAAAGGAAAATAATTGTACATAGCATAGATAAAAAGCAGGGCGGGCACAAATTCTCGATACAAAAATGATAGACTTACGTAACCAAGTACGTAAAGTTACGTTTTGTCCTTAACCCTAAATTGTCCCcacccctgattttcagggggtggttcTGGGCTTATTTCCGTTCGAACCAAATTAGGCCAAGACACCTTTTACTTTTGcatgataatacgtgtctcatttatatcataaagatCATAGTACAAGCCACGTACATACCAATCTGACCAAACTGAAAAAATAGTAGAACGTTAGCCTTTGCACGCAGGAACACCAGCCaagaaataaaattacaaacaagactgaagaatcctctgagcttgacaccaacgcccgtcacatGTCTGGCGTCACCATAGCAGCCACCAAAGAagaaaatgacggatcacctccacacccgaactcgacgcggctccatcgctgaccCGGAGATCTCCGTTGGAGATGTCCCAAGTCAAGTCTTCAAGTCACCTTTTGCTTAGGTTACATAAAAATCTTTACGTAAGTGTGGCAAAGCTCTTCTCGGTACATACTAGGCCATACAGGTTACGCGGCATGCACGTTGGCACCAAATACATACAGCCAATCGAGAACACAGGCGACAAATCCACGCAGCGCAAACAAACGCTGCCGCAGCCCATATACGATCCAATGCTCGATCGCGACGTCCCCGTCCGTTATCCTGGACGCGCGAGTAGCTTCTCACCGTCGGGACAACACGCCAACATACTGTGGCTGGCAACACTCAGCTGCAGGCGGGCGACCAAGCTGCAGTGCGGACAGCAGCGAGGCGGAGTTAATTCCATTGCATCCCATCTGATGATGATTGCATGCCAATGCAATGCAGAGCCAAGCCGGTCGACTGATTGGCTTCCCTGCCTGCCTGCCGTGCAGCGACTCCCTGCCGATCATCGACGCTGGCTGCCACGGTTGGTATTGTTAGAATTATTGATATTAAGACCATCTTTTATATCCAATAATTTCTAGGAAATTCCCATAGGCCCACGTGGCACGTTCATGCATGACAAGAAAGAAGCTAAAATATTTGCGCTAATGGAAAATAAAACTGAATGGTGACATTCATCTCCTCATTGATGGCATCAATATTTTGGTTTCAGTTTCATTTCTTCATTAACACATTGGTATTTCAGTTTCATCTCATTACTCCTATAAGAGGTCGCTCCTCTTCCCAACGAGACACAACTCTTCGCATTGTTCCAGAGCATTGCACCGCCAATCTCTTTCCCATCTTGCTTCCTGGCGTGCACCGGAGAGAGACCTCGCCTCTTGAGCAAGGCGGCGCTTGAGCAAGGCCTTCCTgacagcaggcctccgaaacctcgcctcttgtgatccggtacgggagaggggtgatcaggtttttggggagcgtccttGCGCGACTACTGGATTCTTGTTCATCGTGGCTGCGAACGGCGACATCACCGACGACGAGttccccaacgacgacttcttccccgacgtcaacGACCTATTCAGCAACATGACGATCGGGACATCCGCATCTTCTGCTACTGCGTCGTATGTCATCTTATCCTCACTGTCAGGGCTAGCATTTGGTTTATTGCTAGTAGCGATTGACATGGATATAATGCATTTTGCTTGTGTTTTCGATTACATGACTAGTCTCAACGAAATGTTGTTAGTTTCTAGTTTCATCAGT
This DNA window, taken from Triticum aestivum cultivar Chinese Spring chromosome 1D, IWGSC CS RefSeq v2.1, whole genome shotgun sequence, encodes the following:
- the LOC123182923 gene encoding phospholipase D alpha 1 isoform X3; amino-acid sequence: MAQMLLHGVVDAKILEADLSVTSDGQLRPTRKTVMKKRVFSWIKKLSFCNNTQLENAIGLGGTAGKLYATVDIDKARVGRTRMVSPTNAPRWDESFHVYCAHDASHIIFTVKADNTVGATLIGRAYLPTGGDVLAGQRVDQWLPICDDKRRPLDGGDRIHVQLRFTDVADDPAARWGAGVGSAAYPGVPRTFFGQRRGCRVRLYQDAHISDGFAQRVQVTLAGGKPYQPRRCWEDVFEAITNARRMVYIAGWSVNTGVALVRDPRKPSSGTLGELLKRKAAEGVRVLMLVWDDRTSLGLGPIRRDGLMATHDEDTATYFRGTGVRCILCPRNPDQGRSYVQDVETAAMFTHHQKTVIVDSSRNAAANASPGLVSFLGGIDLCDGRYDTQEHPLFRTLGTTHRDDFHQPNFPGASISKGGPREPWHDIHCRVEGPAAWDVLDNFEQRWRKQGDGDNHLVTLDRGWAAREAVQDADSWNVQVFRSIDGGAAAGFPEKPEEAALIGLETGKDHVIERSIQDAYIHAIRRARDFVYIENQYFLGSSYAWRRDDGVTVEDINALHLIPKELSLKIVSKIEAGERFAVYVVVPMWPEGVPESGSVQAILDWQRRTMEMMYKDVALAIQSKGIQASPTDYLTFFCLGNREAPSPGEYVPPERPDPDTDYDRAQQARRFMIYVHAKTMIVDDEYVIVGSANINQRSMDGGRDSEIAMGAYQPGYLASTNRPARGQVHGLRLALWQEHLGQAAATVDLLQPSSLACVRRVNEVAQQHWDMFASDAPPQGDLPGHLLAYPIGVSEGGELLETTAFFPDTKARVLGNKSTYLPPILTT
- the LOC123182923 gene encoding phospholipase D alpha 1 isoform X2; translation: MAQMLLHGVVDAKILEADLSVTSDGQLRPTRKTVMKKRVFSWIKKLSFCNNTQQLENAIGLGGTAGKLYATVDIDKARVGRTRMVSPTNAPRWDESFHVYCAHDASHIIFTVKADNTVGATLIGRAYLPTGGDVLAGQRVDQWLPICDDKRRPLDGGDRIHVQLRFTDVADDPAARWGAGVGSAAYPGVPRTFFGQRRGCRVRLYQDAHISDGFAQRVQVTLAGGKPYQPRRCWEDVFEAITNARRMVYIAGWSVNTGVALVRDPRKPSSGTLGELLKRKAAEGVRVLMLVWDDRTSLGLGPIRRDGLMATHDEDTATYFRGTGVRCILCPRNPDQGRSYVQDVETAAMFTHHQKTVIVDSSRNAAANASPGLVSFLGGIDLCDGRYDTQEHPLFRTLGTTHRDDFHQPNFPGASISKGGPREPWHDIHCRVEGPAAWDVLDNFEQRWRKQGDGDNHLVTLDRGWAAREAVQDADSWNVQVFRSIDGGAAAGFPEKPEEAALIGLETGKDHVIERSIQDAYIHAIRRARDFVYIENQYFLGSSYAWRRDDGVTVEDINALHLIPKELSLKIVSKIEAGERFAVYVVVPMWPEGVPESGSVQAILDWQRRTMEMMYKDVALAIQSKGIQASPTDYLTFFCLGNREAPSPGEYVPPERPDPDTDYDRAQQARRFMIYVHAKTMIVDDEYVIVGSANINQRSMDGGRDSEIAMGAYQPGYLASTNRPARGQVHGLRLALWQEHLGQAAATVDLLQPSSLACVRRVNEVAQQHWDMFASDAPPQGDLPGHLLAYPIGVSEGGELLETTAFFPDTKARVLGNKSTYLPPILTT
- the LOC123182923 gene encoding phospholipase D alpha 1 isoform X1; the encoded protein is MAQMLLHGVVDAKILEADLSVTSDGQLRPTRKTVMKKRVFSWIKKLSFCNNTQRNARLQQLENAIGLGGTAGKLYATVDIDKARVGRTRMVSPTNAPRWDESFHVYCAHDASHIIFTVKADNTVGATLIGRAYLPTGGDVLAGQRVDQWLPICDDKRRPLDGGDRIHVQLRFTDVADDPAARWGAGVGSAAYPGVPRTFFGQRRGCRVRLYQDAHISDGFAQRVQVTLAGGKPYQPRRCWEDVFEAITNARRMVYIAGWSVNTGVALVRDPRKPSSGTLGELLKRKAAEGVRVLMLVWDDRTSLGLGPIRRDGLMATHDEDTATYFRGTGVRCILCPRNPDQGRSYVQDVETAAMFTHHQKTVIVDSSRNAAANASPGLVSFLGGIDLCDGRYDTQEHPLFRTLGTTHRDDFHQPNFPGASISKGGPREPWHDIHCRVEGPAAWDVLDNFEQRWRKQGDGDNHLVTLDRGWAAREAVQDADSWNVQVFRSIDGGAAAGFPEKPEEAALIGLETGKDHVIERSIQDAYIHAIRRARDFVYIENQYFLGSSYAWRRDDGVTVEDINALHLIPKELSLKIVSKIEAGERFAVYVVVPMWPEGVPESGSVQAILDWQRRTMEMMYKDVALAIQSKGIQASPTDYLTFFCLGNREAPSPGEYVPPERPDPDTDYDRAQQARRFMIYVHAKTMIVDDEYVIVGSANINQRSMDGGRDSEIAMGAYQPGYLASTNRPARGQVHGLRLALWQEHLGQAAATVDLLQPSSLACVRRVNEVAQQHWDMFASDAPPQGDLPGHLLAYPIGVSEGGELLETTAFFPDTKARVLGNKSTYLPPILTT